From Riemerella anatipestifer ATCC 11845 = DSM 15868, a single genomic window includes:
- a CDS encoding C40 family peptidase, which produces MSRAVASVSVVPVRSESSDRAEIITQVLYGESVEILSQEGNWVHIKIDFDGYEGWADAKQFKIISDENINESKKSLVKQPFLEYGFGDEKLLLSIGSEIESGVEETTITNTRNFIEDTAQKFLNVPYLWGGRSFFGIDCSGFTQIVYKVSGIKIPRDAYQQAEVGQVLDFIEEAQAGDLAFFENEEGRITHVGIMLEDRKIIHAHGKVRIDELDSVGIFNKDQNKHTHKLRFIKTLL; this is translated from the coding sequence ATGAGTAGAGCGGTTGCGAGTGTTTCGGTAGTACCCGTGCGTTCAGAAAGTTCTGATAGGGCAGAAATTATCACTCAAGTATTGTATGGAGAGTCTGTGGAGATTCTTTCTCAAGAAGGAAATTGGGTGCATATAAAAATAGATTTTGACGGCTATGAAGGTTGGGCTGATGCAAAACAGTTTAAAATAATTTCAGACGAAAATATTAATGAAAGTAAAAAAAGTCTTGTTAAACAACCCTTTTTGGAATATGGTTTTGGAGATGAAAAATTACTTTTATCCATTGGCTCCGAAATAGAGTCAGGTGTAGAGGAAACCACGATTACAAATACTAGAAATTTCATTGAAGATACTGCCCAAAAGTTCTTAAATGTACCTTACCTTTGGGGTGGGCGTAGTTTTTTTGGGATAGATTGCAGCGGTTTTACTCAAATTGTTTATAAGGTAAGTGGCATAAAAATCCCGAGAGATGCTTATCAACAAGCGGAAGTAGGGCAAGTGTTAGATTTTATAGAAGAGGCACAAGCGGGAGATTTAGCTTTTTTTGAAAATGAAGAAGGCAGAATTACCCATGTAGGCATTATGCTAGAAGACCGAAAAATAATTCACGCTCACGGTAAAGTAAGGATAGACGAGTTGGATTCCGTAGGGATTTTTAATAAAGACCAAAACAAACACACACATAAACTCAGATTTATTAAAACGCTTTTATAA
- a CDS encoding GNAT family N-acetyltransferase: protein MNFKNNQTGNGGFIGMSNDTEEIGRLTYTILPEKQQLIISFVNIFPKFEGRGLGKALIREAISFAREHQWTIYPHCSYARAVMMRMEHLDDVFPSI, encoded by the coding sequence ATGAATTTTAAGAACAACCAAACAGGAAATGGCGGATTTATAGGTATGTCTAACGACACCGAAGAAATAGGACGACTGACCTACACCATTCTACCAGAGAAACAACAACTCATCATTTCATTTGTAAACATTTTTCCGAAGTTTGAAGGGCGAGGCTTAGGAAAAGCTCTAATAAGAGAAGCCATTAGCTTCGCTAGAGAACACCAATGGACTATCTATCCGCATTGCTCCTACGCTCGTGCTGTGATGATGAGAATGGAGCACCTAGACGATGTCTTCCCCTCAATATGA
- a CDS encoding BrxA/BrxB family bacilliredoxin, which yields MYPQELVMPMKAELTDNGFKDLTTPELVNEALKASGTTLLMVNSVCGCAAGAARPGVLYSLNGDKKPDNLVTVFAGFDLEAVVEARRHLAPFPPSSPCVALFKDGELVHMIERHHIEGNPAEAIAANLQAAYEEYC from the coding sequence ATGTATCCACAAGAATTAGTAATGCCAATGAAGGCAGAATTGACAGATAACGGATTTAAAGATTTAACAACTCCGGAACTAGTAAATGAGGCTCTAAAAGCTTCTGGAACTACATTGCTTATGGTAAACTCGGTGTGTGGTTGTGCAGCGGGAGCGGCTAGACCAGGGGTGTTATATTCTCTAAACGGAGATAAGAAACCAGATAATTTAGTAACCGTTTTTGCTGGGTTTGACCTTGAGGCAGTCGTGGAGGCGAGAAGGCACTTAGCTCCATTTCCGCCATCATCACCTTGTGTGGCTTTGTTCAAAGACGGCGAATTGGTACATATGATAGAAAGACACCACATAGAGGGTAATCCTGCGGAAGCTATCGCGGCTAATCTACAAGCGGCTTACGAAGAGTACTGCTAG
- a CDS encoding peptidoglycan D,D-transpeptidase FtsI family protein — MKPFYKISIALSLIAVIFIARLAYLQLFTDRYALNAANTSIKTEYIIPQRGIIFDRNGKILVGNKQSYEISFTQALMRPDFDTIGFCNLVRISKQDFIKKIKEIKKEKYYSKVQPMTFMKNLSREEMARIQELIFKYPAFNIVTRPQRKYEVATSGNLLGFTNEVNQADIKKDSLYYLPGDIIGKSGVEKSYEKELRGEKGVQYIQKDIKLRSVGPYKDGELDKEVVTGKDLTLTIDYDLQRIAEEMLVNKRGAIVALDPKTGEILALATGPDVDPSAFTGPDKNKNIYRLQTDKFDMPMFDRSIQAAYPPGSTFKLVTALAAMQMGVMTPNTVFPCGGGFNYRGLRIKGHGGADPLIPSIQVSSNCYFSYAYLAMVNKYPGNPSKGVDEWKEIMNSFGLGVYLNNDLAVGAKGQIPSGEFYEKRMASIYKASGRTGDAKKWDPLATGAVFNGMGQGDILLTPLQVANFTAAIANKGWFYTPHIVKSVDGKPNPDPRFKKKHKTLVQNKAFYDAVLKGMEAVVLRGTGRGLKSNDFTQMAKTGTAQVPQGKDNSIYTMIAPAEDPKIVVAAVMEHAGFGATWAGPACTIIAEKYLTGEIKREHLYRKMVSSSFMPEYRRQWIQDLKRKGLYKPNTDSLAIVKLQDSLKINLPEKKKQELKLKIDSLKLKSVKNEQSRRNR; from the coding sequence TTGAAACCTTTTTACAAAATTAGTATTGCTTTATCACTTATCGCTGTCATTTTTATAGCGAGGTTGGCTTATTTACAATTATTTACAGATAGGTATGCACTAAACGCTGCGAATACCTCCATAAAGACAGAATATATTATCCCTCAAAGAGGAATTATATTCGATAGGAATGGTAAAATTTTGGTTGGGAATAAACAATCTTATGAGATTTCGTTTACCCAAGCACTTATGAGACCAGATTTTGATACTATTGGTTTCTGTAATTTGGTTAGAATTAGTAAGCAAGATTTTATAAAAAAAATCAAGGAGATAAAAAAAGAAAAATACTACTCCAAAGTACAGCCAATGACTTTTATGAAAAATCTTTCTAGAGAAGAAATGGCTAGAATTCAGGAACTTATTTTTAAATATCCAGCGTTTAATATCGTTACTCGTCCACAAAGAAAGTATGAGGTAGCTACTTCGGGTAATTTACTTGGTTTTACGAATGAAGTTAATCAGGCGGATATTAAGAAGGACTCTTTGTATTATCTCCCTGGAGACATCATAGGGAAATCAGGCGTGGAGAAATCTTATGAAAAGGAACTTAGAGGAGAAAAAGGAGTACAATACATACAAAAAGATATTAAACTAAGAAGTGTAGGACCTTACAAAGATGGGGAATTAGATAAAGAAGTAGTTACAGGAAAAGATTTAACCCTTACTATAGATTATGATTTGCAAAGGATTGCAGAGGAAATGCTGGTAAACAAGCGTGGAGCAATAGTTGCTTTAGACCCTAAAACAGGGGAAATATTAGCTTTAGCAACAGGTCCAGATGTAGATCCTTCAGCTTTTACAGGTCCAGATAAAAATAAAAATATTTATAGGCTTCAGACGGATAAGTTTGATATGCCCATGTTTGACAGGTCTATTCAAGCGGCTTATCCTCCAGGCTCAACCTTTAAATTAGTAACAGCTCTGGCAGCGATGCAAATGGGCGTGATGACTCCAAACACCGTATTCCCTTGTGGAGGAGGGTTTAATTATAGAGGATTAAGGATTAAAGGTCATGGTGGTGCAGATCCTCTGATACCGTCAATACAAGTGTCTAGTAATTGTTACTTTTCTTATGCCTATTTAGCGATGGTTAACAAATATCCAGGTAATCCATCTAAAGGGGTTGATGAGTGGAAGGAAATTATGAATAGCTTTGGGTTGGGTGTGTATCTGAATAACGATTTGGCGGTGGGAGCTAAAGGGCAAATCCCTAGTGGAGAGTTTTATGAAAAAAGAATGGCTTCTATCTACAAAGCGAGTGGTAGAACGGGAGATGCTAAAAAATGGGACCCTCTAGCTACGGGAGCTGTCTTTAATGGAATGGGGCAAGGAGATATACTTCTAACACCTTTACAAGTAGCCAATTTTACAGCAGCGATAGCCAACAAGGGTTGGTTCTACACACCTCACATTGTAAAATCAGTAGATGGTAAACCTAATCCAGACCCTAGATTTAAGAAGAAACATAAAACTCTGGTTCAAAATAAAGCCTTTTATGATGCGGTTCTCAAAGGAATGGAAGCTGTGGTACTTAGAGGGACAGGTAGAGGCTTGAAATCCAATGATTTTACTCAGATGGCAAAAACGGGTACAGCACAGGTACCTCAAGGTAAAGATAACTCTATTTATACTATGATAGCTCCTGCCGAAGATCCTAAAATTGTAGTGGCAGCAGTGATGGAGCACGCAGGTTTTGGGGCTACATGGGCAGGTCCTGCTTGTACAATTATAGCGGAAAAATATTTAACAGGAGAAATTAAAAGAGAACATCTTTATAGAAAAATGGTTTCCTCTAGCTTTATGCCAGAGTATAGAAGACAATGGATACAAGATTTAAAACGAAAAGGCTTGTATAAACCTAATACAGATAGCTTAGCAATTGTGAAGTTGCAAGATAGTCTTAAAATTAATCTTCCAGAGAAAAAGAAACAAGAACTAAAACTAAAAATAGATTCTTTAAAACTTAAAAGCGTAAAAAATGAACAAAGCAGAAGGAATAGATAA
- a CDS encoding TonB-dependent receptor plug domain-containing protein, with protein MRRTLFLLGSCFSISVFSQEVDSAKSSKNIEEIVMTGTLKAVSRDKSPVPVEVFSAKFFEKNPTPSIMESVEMINGVRPQLNCSVCNTGDIHINGLEGPYTLILIDGMPIVSSLSTVYGLNGIPNSMIERVEVVKGPASSLYGSEAMGGIINIITKNALTAPRLTLNLNSTSWGEHNTDIGGKFRLNDKVSSLLSLNYFNFQNKIDKNKDNFTDAALQNRISVFNKWDFQRNEGRVASLALRYLNEDRFGGVLEWEKKHRGSDDVYGESVYTKRFEAIGTYQLPIKEKVVTQFSYNYHHQDSFYGDVPYLAKQSTAFGQIYWDKTLGKSDFLLGATVKNVYYDDNTPGTLSKDGKINQPQNDWLPGIFAQNQWNINDKNTLLVGYRLDWSKIHGAIHSPRVAYKWSLAPQTNLRASFGTGFRVVNLFTEDHAALTGSREVVISEALNPERSYNGNFNLTHKIYTSGGYVNFDVVGFYSHFTNKIIGDFDTNPNQIIYQNLKGYAVSKGVSLNTELKLGSPLTVNLGASYMEVYQKYEEDGQTETLQQLFAPRWSGTYTISYNFPKEWSADFTGAFYGPMRLPVLPDDFRPAHSPWYTLANIQIRKHFSKLGIEVYGGVKNLFNFTPKNPIMRPFDPFDTKVSEPSNPYGYTFDTEYGYAPMLGIRGFVGLRYNIK; from the coding sequence ATGAGACGAACATTATTTTTATTAGGTAGTTGCTTTAGTATAAGCGTTTTTTCTCAAGAGGTAGACTCTGCTAAATCTTCTAAAAATATAGAAGAAATCGTAATGACGGGTACGCTAAAGGCGGTAAGTAGAGATAAAAGCCCTGTGCCGGTAGAGGTATTTTCTGCAAAATTTTTTGAAAAGAATCCCACTCCCAGTATTATGGAATCGGTGGAAATGATTAACGGTGTGCGTCCGCAACTTAATTGTTCCGTTTGCAATACGGGAGATATTCATATCAATGGGTTAGAAGGACCATACACTTTGATTTTAATTGATGGAATGCCGATTGTAAGCTCTCTTTCCACAGTTTACGGGCTTAATGGTATCCCAAATAGTATGATAGAACGGGTGGAAGTGGTTAAAGGTCCCGCTTCGTCCCTTTACGGTTCGGAAGCAATGGGAGGTATCATCAATATCATTACTAAAAACGCACTTACTGCACCGCGTTTAACGCTTAATCTTAACTCCACTTCTTGGGGCGAACACAATACAGACATTGGCGGTAAATTTAGATTAAACGATAAGGTGTCCTCTTTATTAAGCCTTAATTATTTCAATTTTCAAAATAAAATAGATAAGAATAAGGACAACTTTACCGATGCGGCATTACAAAACCGAATTTCAGTATTCAATAAATGGGATTTCCAAAGAAATGAAGGAAGAGTGGCGAGTTTGGCTTTAAGGTATCTTAACGAAGACCGTTTTGGAGGCGTTTTAGAATGGGAGAAAAAACACCGAGGGAGTGATGATGTTTATGGTGAAAGTGTTTATACCAAAAGATTTGAAGCGATAGGAACTTATCAACTTCCAATAAAAGAAAAAGTGGTTACTCAATTTTCGTATAACTATCATCATCAAGATTCGTTTTATGGCGATGTGCCTTATTTGGCGAAGCAATCTACGGCGTTTGGACAAATCTATTGGGATAAGACTTTGGGTAAATCTGATTTTTTATTGGGAGCTACCGTCAAAAATGTATATTACGACGATAATACGCCAGGGACACTTTCTAAAGACGGAAAAATTAATCAGCCTCAAAATGATTGGCTGCCAGGGATTTTTGCTCAAAACCAATGGAATATCAACGATAAAAATACTTTATTGGTAGGCTACCGATTAGATTGGTCTAAAATTCACGGAGCGATACATTCACCAAGAGTGGCGTATAAATGGAGTTTGGCTCCTCAAACCAATTTGAGGGCGAGTTTTGGGACGGGGTTCCGAGTAGTTAATCTTTTTACGGAAGACCACGCTGCCCTTACAGGGTCTCGGGAAGTGGTGATTTCGGAAGCCTTGAATCCTGAACGCTCCTACAACGGAAATTTTAATCTTACGCACAAAATTTATACCTCTGGCGGTTACGTTAATTTTGATGTGGTCGGGTTTTACTCTCATTTCACTAATAAAATCATTGGGGATTTTGATACCAATCCCAACCAAATTATTTATCAAAATTTGAAAGGCTATGCGGTGAGTAAAGGCGTTTCACTGAATACAGAATTAAAATTAGGGTCGCCACTTACAGTTAATTTGGGAGCGTCTTATATGGAGGTGTATCAGAAATACGAAGAAGATGGGCAAACGGAAACCCTACAGCAGCTATTTGCTCCCAGATGGTCGGGAACTTATACTATCAGCTATAATTTTCCAAAGGAATGGAGCGCCGATTTTACGGGGGCTTTTTATGGACCGATGCGTTTGCCTGTGTTGCCTGATGATTTCAGACCAGCCCATTCGCCTTGGTACACTTTAGCGAATATTCAGATTAGAAAACATTTTTCTAAACTCGGCATAGAGGTGTATGGTGGTGTGAAAAACTTGTTTAATTTTACACCTAAAAATCCTATTATGCGACCGTTTGACCCGTTTGATACAAAAGTTTCGGAGCCGAGTAACCCGTATGGTTATACCTTTGATACCGAATATGGCTATGCTCCAATGTTGGGCATCAGAGGGTTTGTAGGATTGAGATATAACATTAAATAA
- the rodA gene encoding rod shape-determining protein RodA yields the protein MNKAEGIDKLGIGLYILICIFAIFNINSVDEGLGKKQLIFFGISLFVGFIIFVTRSKFFENLSGIFYILGVLLLIGLFPFGTEILGQKNWYKFGGITMQPVEFAKIGTALMLANYASHPDFNLKDKRSFLTAFAIIAIPGVVVLMIPDVGSLLVFMAFVIALYREGLTGWFFGGIGIFALVFLGSLYLEINLEINPIYAVIITFVFLALLLFFNQNKIKWIPVNIIAIALGFLLLGGMAYSSKMILEKLPKHQRERIEVLYKGERAFRDTSGYNLLYSKTAIGSGGFTGKGYKQGSVTQGKFVPEQETDYIFCTVGEEWGFLGSILLIIFYAIYIGRIYYLAEQQKSTFNRVFGYSFASILLLHFSINIGMVMGLFPTVGIPLPYFSYGGSSLLAFSIMTAIFFKLNYTDKNSLV from the coding sequence ATGAACAAAGCAGAAGGAATAGATAAACTTGGGATAGGGCTCTACATTCTTATCTGCATTTTTGCTATATTCAATATCAATAGTGTAGATGAAGGATTAGGAAAAAAACAACTTATTTTTTTTGGAATCTCTCTGTTTGTTGGGTTTATTATTTTCGTTACAAGGTCTAAGTTTTTTGAGAATTTATCGGGCATTTTCTACATACTTGGTGTTCTTTTGTTGATAGGATTGTTTCCGTTTGGAACCGAAATTTTAGGACAAAAGAACTGGTATAAGTTTGGCGGAATAACCATGCAACCTGTAGAATTTGCTAAAATTGGTACAGCTCTGATGTTGGCCAATTATGCCTCACACCCTGATTTCAATCTTAAAGATAAACGGTCGTTTCTCACAGCATTTGCTATTATAGCAATACCAGGGGTGGTGGTGCTTATGATTCCTGATGTTGGGTCTTTACTCGTTTTTATGGCTTTTGTGATAGCACTTTATAGAGAAGGGCTTACAGGGTGGTTTTTCGGTGGTATTGGTATTTTTGCTTTAGTGTTTTTAGGTTCGTTGTATTTAGAAATAAATTTGGAAATAAACCCTATTTATGCTGTTATCATTACGTTTGTTTTTTTAGCTTTACTCCTATTTTTTAATCAGAATAAAATTAAATGGATTCCCGTTAATATTATTGCAATTGCTTTAGGATTTTTGCTGTTGGGAGGAATGGCATATTCTTCCAAAATGATACTGGAAAAATTGCCTAAACATCAGAGAGAAAGAATAGAAGTGCTTTACAAAGGCGAGCGAGCTTTTAGAGATACTTCGGGGTATAATTTGTTGTATTCCAAAACGGCTATTGGTTCTGGAGGTTTTACTGGTAAAGGCTATAAGCAAGGTTCGGTAACACAAGGTAAATTTGTGCCAGAGCAAGAGACCGATTATATCTTCTGTACCGTAGGCGAAGAATGGGGGTTTCTAGGTAGTATTTTGCTAATTATTTTTTATGCTATTTATATTGGCAGAATATATTATTTAGCAGAACAACAAAAAAGCACTTTTAATCGGGTATTTGGTTACAGTTTTGCCTCTATTTTATTGTTGCACTTTTCTATCAATATAGGGATGGTAATGGGGTTGTTCCCTACGGTTGGTATTCCGTTGCCGTATTTTAGTTATGGAGGAAGTTCTTTGCTAGCGTTTTCAATTATGACGGCAATATTCTTTAAACTCAACTATACAGATAAGAATAGCTTGGTATAG
- a CDS encoding thioredoxin fold domain-containing protein, which yields MTLFMMVFFPKAQQLPFVSWEAFDTLILSQPRNTLVFVRTDWCSVCKKQIKDLEQAPTLLRLLSERVYLLDLNAEKEKRSLSFFGKIYRYYASGSTSGLHELAYYFSPRSQVYPLWVLLDKDGNILTTYEGYWSKEQLSELVASY from the coding sequence ATGACACTTTTTATGATGGTGTTTTTCCCCAAGGCACAGCAGCTTCCTTTTGTGTCTTGGGAGGCATTTGATACTTTGATACTTTCTCAACCCAGAAATACTTTGGTGTTTGTTCGTACCGATTGGTGTTCGGTCTGTAAGAAACAGATTAAAGATTTAGAACAGGCTCCTACTTTACTTCGTTTACTATCGGAGCGTGTTTATCTCTTGGATTTGAATGCAGAAAAAGAGAAACGAAGTCTTTCGTTTTTTGGTAAAATCTACCGTTATTATGCCAGTGGAAGCACATCAGGGCTACACGAACTTGCGTATTATTTTTCGCCTCGCAGTCAAGTTTATCCTTTGTGGGTATTGTTGGATAAAGATGGAAATATCTTAACCACCTATGAGGGCTATTGGTCTAAGGAGCAGCTTTCGGAACTTGTGGCATCATATTGA
- a CDS encoding O-methyltransferase produces MGFFEEQCPDMDRYLELHTSSEPEILRKLRRETYQKTTQPHMISGVQQGRLLSIISQLLRPKSVLEIGTFTGYATLSMAEGLPDEGKITTLDINEDLAYIPKKYFEESIYSDKIDFRLENALDYLNSTQEMFDMVFVDADKGNYVNYFNAVKDRLNSGGVLMFDNVLWYGKVLEENSKDKSTQVIKELNEILAKDPDFENLILPLRDGLNLARKK; encoded by the coding sequence ATGGGTTTTTTTGAAGAACAATGTCCCGATATGGATCGCTATTTGGAACTGCATACATCTAGTGAACCTGAAATTCTTAGAAAATTAAGGAGAGAAACTTATCAGAAAACGACACAGCCTCATATGATTTCAGGCGTTCAGCAGGGGAGGTTGTTGTCTATTATTTCTCAACTTTTGCGTCCTAAATCGGTGCTAGAAATTGGGACGTTTACAGGATACGCTACTTTGTCAATGGCTGAAGGTTTACCTGACGAAGGTAAAATCACTACTTTAGACATCAATGAAGATTTAGCCTATATCCCAAAGAAATATTTTGAAGAAAGCATCTATTCTGACAAGATAGATTTTAGGCTAGAGAACGCTTTGGATTATCTTAATTCAACCCAAGAAATGTTTGATATGGTTTTTGTAGATGCGGATAAGGGTAATTATGTTAATTATTTCAATGCTGTGAAAGATAGACTAAATTCGGGTGGCGTTTTGATGTTTGATAATGTACTTTGGTACGGTAAGGTTTTAGAGGAAAATTCTAAAGATAAATCAACGCAAGTTATTAAAGAATTAAACGAAATCTTAGCAAAAGACCCCGATTTTGAAAATCTAATCTTACCTTTGCGAGACGGTTTAAATTTGGCAAGAAAAAAATAA
- a CDS encoding DUF1648 domain-containing protein: MLFKGLDIINVILLLLLFVRAIKAYPKLPQKIPTHFNLYLEPDAWGSRVMIFFLPALAGFILSLFMVVLPESEPNLIVPITPENREVQLYMGDLMTKLLLLGILVFKHVLLSITICTEPACRKQFKPYIIICFISVFVVPFVYMVLSYIYR, translated from the coding sequence ATGTTGTTTAAAGGCTTAGATATTATAAATGTAATATTATTGCTACTACTCTTTGTAAGGGCAATAAAGGCTTACCCTAAACTACCTCAAAAAATACCTACCCACTTTAATTTATATTTAGAGCCTGATGCTTGGGGATCCCGTGTAATGATATTTTTCCTACCAGCTTTGGCAGGGTTTATTTTGAGTTTATTTATGGTGGTGTTGCCTGAATCTGAACCTAACCTTATCGTACCCATTACACCAGAAAATAGAGAAGTGCAGTTGTATATGGGAGATTTGATGACGAAGTTACTTTTATTGGGAATTTTGGTTTTTAAACACGTTCTTCTTTCCATTACAATTTGTACAGAACCAGCGTGTAGAAAACAGTTTAAGCCTTACATTATTATTTGCTTTATAAGTGTATTTGTTGTTCCTTTCGTTTATATGGTATTATCTTACATCTATAGATAA
- a CDS encoding OmpA/MotB family protein codes for MKFTKILAVGAMALAMTSCVSKKQYDALNLNYKDCLESAAERQREIQDLKSSNAGLTSQNDLLNRQNEALKSSLDACLSNSGKSSANIDKLVGEINASNAYIKQLISTNARNDSLNLALSNKLKRSLDNVADQDVQVKVLKGVVMISLSDKMLYRSGDYNILPAAQEVLGKVAKVINDYDKYSVLIEGNTDNVPLNSASLPKDNWDLSALRATSVAKVLQNQFGVDPSRITAGGRSEYNPKATNMSVSGRAENRRTEIIIMPKLDEFMKLMDIAPVKR; via the coding sequence ATGAAGTTTACAAAAATTTTAGCTGTTGGGGCAATGGCACTTGCAATGACCTCGTGCGTCAGCAAAAAGCAGTATGATGCCTTAAATCTTAACTACAAAGACTGCCTAGAAAGTGCAGCCGAGCGTCAAAGAGAAATTCAAGATTTAAAGTCCTCTAATGCAGGATTAACAAGTCAAAATGACCTTCTGAACAGACAAAATGAAGCTCTTAAGTCTTCGCTAGATGCTTGTCTTTCTAATAGTGGAAAATCTTCTGCAAATATTGATAAATTGGTTGGAGAAATTAACGCGTCTAATGCTTATATTAAGCAACTTATTTCTACTAATGCAAGAAATGATAGTTTAAATTTAGCATTATCTAACAAACTTAAGCGTTCGTTAGATAATGTGGCTGACCAAGATGTTCAGGTAAAGGTACTTAAAGGAGTGGTAATGATTTCACTTTCTGATAAAATGCTTTACAGATCAGGAGATTATAATATTCTTCCAGCGGCACAAGAAGTGCTAGGAAAGGTAGCTAAAGTGATTAACGACTACGATAAATACTCTGTTTTAATCGAAGGAAACACGGATAATGTACCACTTAACTCTGCGAGTTTACCAAAAGATAACTGGGATTTATCAGCTTTAAGAGCAACTTCTGTGGCTAAAGTATTGCAAAATCAGTTTGGGGTAGATCCAAGTAGAATTACGGCTGGAGGACGTAGCGAGTATAACCCTAAGGCGACTAATATGAGTGTGTCTGGGCGTGCAGAAAATCGTAGAACAGAAATCATCATTATGCCTAAACTAGATGAGTTTATGAAGCTTATGGACATCGCTCCAGTGAAAAGATAA
- a CDS encoding 3-deoxy-D-manno-octulosonic acid transferase, with product MKFLYFIFIRLLIIGFRLGSVFNSKIRKGWEGQKKSNTIVKNAFSPNDKVIWMHAASLGEYEQGLPVLEGLKKKYPDYKVLVTFFSPSGYENVIKKKTIADAICYLPFDTRKGVASFLNHFQVEFFFTVKYDYWYNLLSELKQKHVKTFVVSALFYPSQVFFKPYGKWMVAELKKNIDWFFHQTKDSLALAQGIGLSQSSLSGDTRYDRVKATKANFEEIPLIKKFKDQSLLLVFGSSWEAEEIIAEKVTKVNNEVKLIIAPHDLKRVSILKKKFPQALLYTELNEQELENNKENNILIINTIGLLSRIYAYADITVVGGGFHSAGLHNILESAVFGNPVLFGDKYRKNPEADALIEYGGGSFFSTPEEVVQFIQSLILDESLRARMANNAEVFISNQPKATEHILSKF from the coding sequence ATGAAATTTTTATACTTCATATTTATACGCTTACTAATTATTGGTTTTAGGTTGGGGAGTGTTTTCAATTCAAAAATCAGAAAGGGTTGGGAGGGACAAAAAAAAAGCAATACTATTGTTAAAAATGCCTTTTCTCCAAACGATAAAGTGATTTGGATGCACGCCGCTAGTCTAGGTGAATACGAGCAAGGCTTACCTGTATTGGAAGGATTAAAGAAAAAATATCCCGATTATAAAGTATTGGTTACCTTTTTTTCTCCTTCTGGTTACGAAAATGTAATTAAAAAGAAAACTATCGCAGATGCCATTTGTTATTTACCTTTTGACACTAGAAAGGGAGTAGCCTCTTTTTTAAATCATTTCCAAGTGGAGTTTTTCTTTACTGTAAAGTACGACTATTGGTACAATCTACTTAGTGAACTTAAGCAAAAGCATGTAAAAACTTTCGTGGTTTCGGCATTATTTTATCCATCTCAAGTGTTTTTTAAACCTTATGGAAAATGGATGGTGGCGGAATTAAAAAAGAATATAGATTGGTTTTTCCATCAGACTAAAGATTCGTTGGCTTTAGCTCAGGGGATAGGTTTATCTCAATCATCTCTTTCAGGGGACACTCGTTACGATAGAGTAAAGGCGACTAAAGCTAATTTTGAAGAAATACCATTGATTAAAAAGTTCAAAGACCAAAGCCTATTACTCGTTTTCGGAAGCTCTTGGGAAGCCGAAGAAATCATCGCTGAAAAGGTTACAAAAGTTAACAATGAAGTTAAACTCATCATCGCCCCACACGATTTAAAACGAGTGTCTATACTTAAGAAAAAGTTTCCTCAAGCATTGTTATATACAGAACTAAATGAGCAAGAGTTAGAGAACAATAAAGAAAATAATATCCTTATTATAAATACTATAGGGCTACTTTCTAGAATTTATGCTTATGCGGATATAACGGTGGTGGGCGGCGGTTTTCATAGTGCGGGGCTGCACAATATTTTGGAATCGGCTGTTTTTGGAAATCCTGTTTTGTTCGGAGATAAATATCGTAAAAACCCAGAAGCCGACGCACTTATTGAGTATGGAGGAGGTAGTTTTTTTTCTACTCCAGAAGAGGTGGTTCAATTTATTCAATCTTTAATTTTAGATGAATCTTTGAGGGCAAGAATGGCTAATAATGCAGAAGTTTTCATCTCTAATCAGCCTAAAGCTACGGAACATATCCTGTCTAAATTTTAA